Proteins encoded within one genomic window of Deltaproteobacteria bacterium:
- a CDS encoding P-II family nitrogen regulator (indirectly regulates nitrogen metabolism; at high nitrogen levels P-II prevents the phosphorylation of NR-I, the transcriptional activator of the glutamine synthetase gene (glnA); at low nitrogen levels P-II is uridylylated to form PII-UMP and interacts with an adenylyltransferase (GlnE) that activates GlnA): TGKIGDGKIFVMSLDDAVRIRTGETGVEAL; encoded by the coding sequence GGACGGGCAAGATCGGGGATGGAAAGATCTTTGTCATGTCCCTCGATGATGCCGTCAGGATCAGGACAGGGGAGACAGGGGTGGAAGCGCTCTGA